A genomic window from Vitis riparia cultivar Riparia Gloire de Montpellier isolate 1030 chromosome 18, EGFV_Vit.rip_1.0, whole genome shotgun sequence includes:
- the LOC117906390 gene encoding PH, RCC1 and FYVE domains-containing protein 1-like isoform X2 has product MADLVSYGNAERDVEQDESSLIWISSSGERILKLASVSRIIPGQRTAVFQRYLRPEKDYLSFSLIYNNGKRSLDLICKDKVEAEVWIAGLKALISSGQGGRSKIDGWSDGGLYFDEDSKDLTSNSPSDSSVSATRDISSPEVSVSLNSNTSPNSYRPENSVPPERSHVALDHTNMQTKGSGSDAFRVSVSSAPSTSSHGSAPDDCDALGDVYIWGEVICDNLVKVGADKNANYLTTRADLLLPKPLESNVVLDVHHIACGVRHAALVTRQGEVFTWGEESGGRLGHGVGRDVIQPRLVDSLAFTSVDFVACGEFHTCAVTMAGELFTWGDGMHNAGLLGHGTDVSHWIPKRISGPLEGLQVASVTCGPWHTALVTTTRQLFTFGDGTFGVLGHGDKDNVAYPREVESLSGLRTIAVACGVWHTAAVVEVIVTQSSASVSSGKLFTWGDGDKNRLGHGDKEPRLKPTCVPALIEYNFQKVACGHSLTVGLTTSGQVCTMGSTVYGQLGNPQSDGKLPCFVEDKLLGECVEEIACGAYHVAVLTSRNEVYTWGKGANGRLGHGDIEDRKTPTLVETLKDRHVKYIACGSNYTAAICLHKWVSGAEQSQCSTCRQAFGFTRKRHNCYNCGLVHCHSCSSRKALRAALAPNPGKPYRVCDSCYTKLNKVLEAAANNRRTTVPRLSGENKDRLDKAEIRLSKSAMPSNLDLIKQLDSKAAKQGKKADTFSLVRPSQAPLLQLKDVVLFSAVDLRRTVPRPILTPSGVSSRSVSPFSRKPSPPRSATPVPTTSGLSFSKSIADSLKKTNELLNQEVLKLRGQVESLRERCELQELELQKSAKKVQEAMVVATEESAKSKAAKEVIKSLTAQLKDMAERLPPGVYDAECMRPAYLPNGLEPNGIHYPDSNRERHSRSDSINGSCLASPTGTYSAVINGTQGSTQLMRDPLGTNEANPYQQNLGLLTSNVRDENPDIGMPNGGGGVRTSSSSVSEAIGCKDSGPLQDGEGGTKSRNSTLSDNSQVEAEWIEQYEPGVYITLVALRDGTRDLKRVRFSRRRFGEHQAENWWSENREKVYERYNVRGSDKSSVSGQAARRSEGGTSPSSRL; this is encoded by the exons ATGGCAGATCTTGTTAGCTACGGTAATGCAGAGCGTGACGTCGAgcag GATGAATCATCTCTGATCTGGATTTCAAGTAGTGGCGAAAGAATTTTGAAGTTAGCTTCTGTCTCTAGAATTATTCCTGGACAAAGAACT GCTGTTTTCCAACGATATCTACGTCCTGAGAAGGATTATTTGTCATTTTCTCTTATATACAACAACGGAAAGCGATCTCTTGATCTG ATTTGCAAGGACAAAGTTGAGGCAGAAGTGTGGATTGCTGGGCTCAAAGCTTTGATTTCCTCTGGTCAAGGTGGGCGCTCCAAAATTGATGGATGGAGTGATGGAGGCCTCTACTTTGATG AGGACAGCAAAGACTTGACTTCGAATAGTCCAAGTGACAGTTCAGTCAGTGCTACACGAGACATTAGCTCTCCAGAAGTTTCTGTCAGTTTGAACTCAAATACTTCTCCCAATAGCTATCGGCCTGAAAATTCTGTGCCTCCTGAAAGGTCACATGTAGCATTAGACCACACAAATATGCAAACAAAAGGATCTGGTTCAGATGCTTTTCGAGTAAGTGTTTCTAGTGCTCCCAGCACTTCCAGTCATGGTTCAGCCCCAGATGATTGTGATGCTTTAGGAGATGTATATATATGGGGTGAGGTTATATGCGATAATTTGGTCAAGGTTGGGGCTGATAAAAATGCTAATTATTTGACCACCAGGGCAGATTTGCTCCTTCCCAAGCCATTGGAGTCCAATGTTGTTTTGGACGTACATCATATAGCCTGTGGTGTCAGGCATGCTGCCCTAGTTACAAGGCAAGGTGAAGTTTTTACATGGGGTGAAGAATCTGGAGGAAGGCTCGGTCATGGCGTTGGGAGAGATGTCATTCAACCTCGTCTGGTTGACTCTTTAGCTTTTACTAGTGTTGATTTTGTTGCCTGTGGAGAGTTCCACACTTGTGCTGTTACGATGGCTGGCGAACTCTTTACATGGGGAGATGGCATGCATAATGCTGGACTACTTGGTCATGGTACTGATGTTAGTCACTGGATACCCAAGAGAATTTCAGGTCCTCTTGAGGGACTTCAAGTTGCTTCAGTAACTTGTGGTCCATGGCACACAGCTTTAGTGACAACAACAAGACAGCTCTTTACATTTGGTGATGGGACATTTGGTGTATTGGGCCATGGTGACAAGGACAATGTTGCATATCCAAGAGAAGTAGAATCTTTATCTGGATTGAGAACAATTGCTGTTGCATGTGGGGTTTGGCACACTGCTGCTGTGGTTGAGGTTATTGTAACACAGTCTAGTGCAAGTGTTTCATCAGGAAAATTATTTACTTGGGGTGATGGAGATAAAAACCGTCTTGGACATGGAGACAAGGAACCCAGGCTTAAACCCACATGCGTGCCAGCACTTATTGAGtacaattttcaaaaagttgCTTGTGGGCATAGTTTAACTGTTGGGTTGACCACGTCAGGACAAGTTTGTACCATGGGAAGTACTGTCTATGGCCAACTTGGGAACCCCCAATCTGATGGAAAGCTACCTTGCTTTGTAGAAGATAAGCTTCTTGGGGAATGTGTTGAAGAGATTGCCTGTGGTGCGTACCATGTAGCAGTATTAACATCTAGGAATGAGGTCTATACATGGGGAAAGGGGGCTAATGGGAGGTTGGGCCATGGAGATATTGAAGATAGAAAAACACCAACTCTGGTTGAAACTTTGAAGGATAGACATGTCAAATATATTGCTTGTGGTTCAAACTACACAGCAGCTATATGTCTTCATAAATGGGTGTCTGGTGCTGAGCAGTCTCAATGCTCAACCTGTAGACAGGCGTTTGGGTTTACTCGAAAGAGGCACAATTGCTACAATTGTGGACTTGTGCACTGTCATTCATGCAGTTCCAGAAAAGCATTACGAGCTGCATTGGCTCCTAATCCAGGCAAGCCATACCGTGTGTGTGATTCCTGTTATACCAAACTGAACAAGGTGTTGGAAGCAGCAGCTAATAACAGGAGGACTACTGTTCCCCGCCTTTCAGGTGAAAACAAGGATAGGTTAGACAAGGCTGAAATAAGACTGTCCAAATCTGCAATGCCTTCTAATCTAGATTTGATTAAGCAGTTAGATAGCAAAGCTGCCAAACAAGGAAAGAAGGCTGATACTTTCTCCCTAGTTCGACCTTCTCAGGCACCTTTGTTACAGCTAAAAGACGTTGTTTTGTTCAGTGCTGTTGATCTCCGACGAACAGTTCCGAGACCAATTCTTACACCATCTGGAGTTAGTTCTAGGTCTGTGTCACCTTTTTCTAGGAAACCTAGTCCTCCACGCTCTGCTACACCTGTTCCTACAACTTCTGGACTTTCCTTCTCCAAAAGCATTGCTGATagtttgaagaaaacaaatgaacTTTTAAATCAAGAAGTGCTTAAGTTACGTGGACAG GTTGAGAGTCTGAGAGAGCGATGTGAACTTCAAGAATTGGAGCTTCAGAAATCAGCAAAGAAAGTTCAAGAAGCTATGGTAGTGGCTACTGAGGAATCTGCTAAATCTAAAGCTGCAAAAGAAGTTATAAAATCGCTTACTGCACAG CTCAAAGATATGGCTGAGAGACTGCCACCTGGGGTTTATGATGCTGAATGCATGAGGCCCGCTTACTTACCGAACGGTTTGGAGCCAAATGGCATTCACTATCCTGATTCAAATAGAGAGCGCCATTCAAGATCAGATTCAATCAATGGCTCTTGCTTGGCTTCTCCCACGGGAACCTACTCTGCTGTAATAAATGGAACTCAGGGTTCTACTCAATTGATGAGGGATCCACTTGGAACCAATGAAGCAAATCCATACCAACAGAATCTGGGACTTCTGACCTCCAATGTGAGGGATGAAAATCCAGATATTGGAATGCCAAATGGTGGTGGAGGAGTTCGGACAAGTAGCAGTAGTGTCTCTGAAGCTATCGGTTGCAAGGATTCTGGGCCTCTCCAAGATGGTGAGGGTGGTACAAAATCTAGGAATTCAACTTTGAGTGACAACAGTCAAGTTGAAGCTGAGTGGATTGAACAGTATGAGCCCGGTGTATATATAACCCTTGTGGCCCTTCGTGATGGGACTAGAGATCTCAAAAGAGTGCGCTTCAG
- the LOC117906390 gene encoding PH, RCC1 and FYVE domains-containing protein 1-like isoform X1, whose product MADLVSYGNAERDVEQALIALKKGAQLLKYGRKGKPKFCPFRLSNDESSLIWISSSGERILKLASVSRIIPGQRTAVFQRYLRPEKDYLSFSLIYNNGKRSLDLICKDKVEAEVWIAGLKALISSGQGGRSKIDGWSDGGLYFDDSKDLTSNSPSDSSVSATRDISSPEVSVSLNSNTSPNSYRPENSVPPERSHVALDHTNMQTKGSGSDAFRVSVSSAPSTSSHGSAPDDCDALGDVYIWGEVICDNLVKVGADKNANYLTTRADLLLPKPLESNVVLDVHHIACGVRHAALVTRQGEVFTWGEESGGRLGHGVGRDVIQPRLVDSLAFTSVDFVACGEFHTCAVTMAGELFTWGDGMHNAGLLGHGTDVSHWIPKRISGPLEGLQVASVTCGPWHTALVTTTRQLFTFGDGTFGVLGHGDKDNVAYPREVESLSGLRTIAVACGVWHTAAVVEVIVTQSSASVSSGKLFTWGDGDKNRLGHGDKEPRLKPTCVPALIEYNFQKVACGHSLTVGLTTSGQVCTMGSTVYGQLGNPQSDGKLPCFVEDKLLGECVEEIACGAYHVAVLTSRNEVYTWGKGANGRLGHGDIEDRKTPTLVETLKDRHVKYIACGSNYTAAICLHKWVSGAEQSQCSTCRQAFGFTRKRHNCYNCGLVHCHSCSSRKALRAALAPNPGKPYRVCDSCYTKLNKVLEAAANNRRTTVPRLSGENKDRLDKAEIRLSKSAMPSNLDLIKQLDSKAAKQGKKADTFSLVRPSQAPLLQLKDVVLFSAVDLRRTVPRPILTPSGVSSRSVSPFSRKPSPPRSATPVPTTSGLSFSKSIADSLKKTNELLNQEVLKLRGQVESLRERCELQELELQKSAKKVQEAMVVATEESAKSKAAKEVIKSLTAQLKDMAERLPPGVYDAECMRPAYLPNGLEPNGIHYPDSNRERHSRSDSINGSCLASPTGTYSAVINGTQGSTQLMRDPLGTNEANPYQQNLGLLTSNVRDENPDIGMPNGGGGVRTSSSSVSEAIGCKDSGPLQDGEGGTKSRNSTLSDNSQVEAEWIEQYEPGVYITLVALRDGTRDLKRVRFSRRRFGEHQAENWWSENREKVYERYNVRGSDKSSVSGQAARRSEGGTSPSSRL is encoded by the exons ATGGCAGATCTTGTTAGCTACGGTAATGCAGAGCGTGACGTCGAgcag GCATTAATTGCTCTTAAGAAGGGTGCTCAACTGCTTAAATATGGTCGTAAAGGGAAGCCCAAATTTTGTCCTTTTAGACTTTCCAAT GATGAATCATCTCTGATCTGGATTTCAAGTAGTGGCGAAAGAATTTTGAAGTTAGCTTCTGTCTCTAGAATTATTCCTGGACAAAGAACT GCTGTTTTCCAACGATATCTACGTCCTGAGAAGGATTATTTGTCATTTTCTCTTATATACAACAACGGAAAGCGATCTCTTGATCTG ATTTGCAAGGACAAAGTTGAGGCAGAAGTGTGGATTGCTGGGCTCAAAGCTTTGATTTCCTCTGGTCAAGGTGGGCGCTCCAAAATTGATGGATGGAGTGATGGAGGCCTCTACTTTGAT GACAGCAAAGACTTGACTTCGAATAGTCCAAGTGACAGTTCAGTCAGTGCTACACGAGACATTAGCTCTCCAGAAGTTTCTGTCAGTTTGAACTCAAATACTTCTCCCAATAGCTATCGGCCTGAAAATTCTGTGCCTCCTGAAAGGTCACATGTAGCATTAGACCACACAAATATGCAAACAAAAGGATCTGGTTCAGATGCTTTTCGAGTAAGTGTTTCTAGTGCTCCCAGCACTTCCAGTCATGGTTCAGCCCCAGATGATTGTGATGCTTTAGGAGATGTATATATATGGGGTGAGGTTATATGCGATAATTTGGTCAAGGTTGGGGCTGATAAAAATGCTAATTATTTGACCACCAGGGCAGATTTGCTCCTTCCCAAGCCATTGGAGTCCAATGTTGTTTTGGACGTACATCATATAGCCTGTGGTGTCAGGCATGCTGCCCTAGTTACAAGGCAAGGTGAAGTTTTTACATGGGGTGAAGAATCTGGAGGAAGGCTCGGTCATGGCGTTGGGAGAGATGTCATTCAACCTCGTCTGGTTGACTCTTTAGCTTTTACTAGTGTTGATTTTGTTGCCTGTGGAGAGTTCCACACTTGTGCTGTTACGATGGCTGGCGAACTCTTTACATGGGGAGATGGCATGCATAATGCTGGACTACTTGGTCATGGTACTGATGTTAGTCACTGGATACCCAAGAGAATTTCAGGTCCTCTTGAGGGACTTCAAGTTGCTTCAGTAACTTGTGGTCCATGGCACACAGCTTTAGTGACAACAACAAGACAGCTCTTTACATTTGGTGATGGGACATTTGGTGTATTGGGCCATGGTGACAAGGACAATGTTGCATATCCAAGAGAAGTAGAATCTTTATCTGGATTGAGAACAATTGCTGTTGCATGTGGGGTTTGGCACACTGCTGCTGTGGTTGAGGTTATTGTAACACAGTCTAGTGCAAGTGTTTCATCAGGAAAATTATTTACTTGGGGTGATGGAGATAAAAACCGTCTTGGACATGGAGACAAGGAACCCAGGCTTAAACCCACATGCGTGCCAGCACTTATTGAGtacaattttcaaaaagttgCTTGTGGGCATAGTTTAACTGTTGGGTTGACCACGTCAGGACAAGTTTGTACCATGGGAAGTACTGTCTATGGCCAACTTGGGAACCCCCAATCTGATGGAAAGCTACCTTGCTTTGTAGAAGATAAGCTTCTTGGGGAATGTGTTGAAGAGATTGCCTGTGGTGCGTACCATGTAGCAGTATTAACATCTAGGAATGAGGTCTATACATGGGGAAAGGGGGCTAATGGGAGGTTGGGCCATGGAGATATTGAAGATAGAAAAACACCAACTCTGGTTGAAACTTTGAAGGATAGACATGTCAAATATATTGCTTGTGGTTCAAACTACACAGCAGCTATATGTCTTCATAAATGGGTGTCTGGTGCTGAGCAGTCTCAATGCTCAACCTGTAGACAGGCGTTTGGGTTTACTCGAAAGAGGCACAATTGCTACAATTGTGGACTTGTGCACTGTCATTCATGCAGTTCCAGAAAAGCATTACGAGCTGCATTGGCTCCTAATCCAGGCAAGCCATACCGTGTGTGTGATTCCTGTTATACCAAACTGAACAAGGTGTTGGAAGCAGCAGCTAATAACAGGAGGACTACTGTTCCCCGCCTTTCAGGTGAAAACAAGGATAGGTTAGACAAGGCTGAAATAAGACTGTCCAAATCTGCAATGCCTTCTAATCTAGATTTGATTAAGCAGTTAGATAGCAAAGCTGCCAAACAAGGAAAGAAGGCTGATACTTTCTCCCTAGTTCGACCTTCTCAGGCACCTTTGTTACAGCTAAAAGACGTTGTTTTGTTCAGTGCTGTTGATCTCCGACGAACAGTTCCGAGACCAATTCTTACACCATCTGGAGTTAGTTCTAGGTCTGTGTCACCTTTTTCTAGGAAACCTAGTCCTCCACGCTCTGCTACACCTGTTCCTACAACTTCTGGACTTTCCTTCTCCAAAAGCATTGCTGATagtttgaagaaaacaaatgaacTTTTAAATCAAGAAGTGCTTAAGTTACGTGGACAG GTTGAGAGTCTGAGAGAGCGATGTGAACTTCAAGAATTGGAGCTTCAGAAATCAGCAAAGAAAGTTCAAGAAGCTATGGTAGTGGCTACTGAGGAATCTGCTAAATCTAAAGCTGCAAAAGAAGTTATAAAATCGCTTACTGCACAG CTCAAAGATATGGCTGAGAGACTGCCACCTGGGGTTTATGATGCTGAATGCATGAGGCCCGCTTACTTACCGAACGGTTTGGAGCCAAATGGCATTCACTATCCTGATTCAAATAGAGAGCGCCATTCAAGATCAGATTCAATCAATGGCTCTTGCTTGGCTTCTCCCACGGGAACCTACTCTGCTGTAATAAATGGAACTCAGGGTTCTACTCAATTGATGAGGGATCCACTTGGAACCAATGAAGCAAATCCATACCAACAGAATCTGGGACTTCTGACCTCCAATGTGAGGGATGAAAATCCAGATATTGGAATGCCAAATGGTGGTGGAGGAGTTCGGACAAGTAGCAGTAGTGTCTCTGAAGCTATCGGTTGCAAGGATTCTGGGCCTCTCCAAGATGGTGAGGGTGGTACAAAATCTAGGAATTCAACTTTGAGTGACAACAGTCAAGTTGAAGCTGAGTGGATTGAACAGTATGAGCCCGGTGTATATATAACCCTTGTGGCCCTTCGTGATGGGACTAGAGATCTCAAAAGAGTGCGCTTCAG